In Leucoraja erinacea ecotype New England chromosome 15, Leri_hhj_1, whole genome shotgun sequence, the following proteins share a genomic window:
- the dkk1b gene encoding dickkopf-related protein 1b, translating to MYLEVALLTVCLYDAVSSIHSNAIKTGDIHSAGHPATAATQVSAAKNNSSQPIQVVVCRGDRDCLVGQFCPVGRSATTHCIHCRKSRKRCARDTMCCPGARCNNGLCTATDATQVHGSVQEIVKETWDTNGKHPTVEIHPRKATIPSRSLSTKGEDGDICLRSSDCAIGLCCARHFWTKICKPVLQEGQVCTKSKRKGSHGLEIFQRCDCSEGFTCRMQKAGAARGGKTSRLHTCQ from the exons ATGTATTTGGAAGTGGCGCTCCTGACAGTGTGCCTCTACGACGCGGTGAGCTCCATCCATTCCAACGCCATCAAGACGGGAGACATTCACAGCGCCGGCCACCCTGCCACTGCCGCCACGCAGGTCTCTGCAGCCAAGAACAACTCCAGCCAACCCATCCAG GTGGTCGTCTGCCGCGGAGATCGGGATTGCTTAGTGGGCCAGTTTTGTCCCGTTGGCCGCTCTGCCACCACGCACTGTATACACTGCCGCAAGAGCCGCAAACGCTGCGCCCGCGATACCATGTGTTGCCCGGGGGCCCGCTGCAACAACG GCTTGTGCACTGCCACTGATGCAACGCAGGTTCACGGTTCAGTCCAAGAGATCGTAAAGGAGACCTGGGACACCAACGGCAAGCACCCCACTGTGGAAATACATCCCCGAAAAGCCACGATTCCCAGCAGATCTCTTTCAACCAAAG GTGAAGATGGCGACATTTGCCTCCGGTCATCCGACTGCGCCATAGGGCTGTGCTGCGCTCGGCATTTCTGGACCAAGATCTGCAAGCCGGTACTGCAAGAGGGTCAGGTTTGCACCAAGTCCAAGCGCAAAGGCTCGCACGGCCTGGAGATCTTCCAGAGATGTGACTGCTCTGAGGGCTTCACGTGTCGGATGCAGAAAGCAGGAGCGGCGAGGGGCGGCAAGACCTCCAGACTGCACACCTGCCAgtga